In Candidatus Methanoperedens sp., the following proteins share a genomic window:
- a CDS encoding 4Fe-4S binding protein, producing MNSSITVLGCMKCGRCDSACDSGALSRLDGITRINHDKCTQCLRCVIVCPNKALRLLDV from the coding sequence ATGAACAGTTCTATAACAGTACTTGGGTGCATGAAATGCGGCAGGTGTGATAGCGCATGTGATAGCGGAGCGCTATCCCGCCTCGATGGTATTACAAGGATAAATCACGATAAGTGCACCCAATGTCTGCGCTGCGTTATAGTTTGCCCGAATAAAGCCCTCAGGCTTCTTGACGTATAG
- a CDS encoding TrmB family transcriptional regulator, translating to MPRSIPEMIRGDFKCEDTAKCILGLKNIDIEAYKVLVTKGPMTAEHLGEILKRERSTAYRSLQNLMACGLVHRETRTISAGGYYYDYIALSPSRMKEMVQGNIDAWYDKMKKLVAQIDKDIMK from the coding sequence ATGCCAAGATCAATTCCCGAAATGATCCGAGGAGATTTCAAATGCGAGGATACCGCAAAGTGCATCCTGGGGCTAAAGAATATTGACATTGAGGCTTACAAGGTACTTGTTACTAAAGGACCGATGACTGCAGAACACCTTGGAGAAATTTTAAAAAGGGAACGGAGCACAGCTTATCGTTCGCTCCAGAATTTAATGGCATGCGGGCTTGTGCATCGCGAAACCAGAACCATCAGTGCTGGCGGCTACTACTATGACTACATTGCCCTCTCTCCTTCCAGGATGAAAGAGATGGTTCAGGGGAACATCGATGCATGGTATGATAAAATGAAGAAGCTTGTAGCTCAGATCGATAAGGATATTATGAAATAG